The genomic DNA GTTGTCAGTAATCCAAGTCAAAAACTCAATCGCTTCTTGCCGACGCTCGTCATCAATTGGCAGCGGTGTGTCTTTCAACTCCGACACCAACTGAAGCATCTGCTCACGCATCGGCTTCCAATCGTTCACCACCATCACAACATCCGTTAAAGTTTCAGACAGCTCAGCCTCTAGTGCCGCCATCTCTGACTCATCGGACATTTTGTCAATTTCGATATGGAACGTGCTTTGGAACTTGCCGTTATCACCACCAATGGCAACGACATCACCCTGCTCATTCTTTTGTGATTTTATCGGGGTGTTGAGCATTAAGTGCGTGGTGATCCCCAAACGGTTGAGCGCCATGCGCACCGAGTCAACCAGGAAAGGCGCATCAGGTGCTAAGATCTCGACAATGGTATGGGTAGACTGCCACCCATTGCCACTGAGGCTGGGGTTAAAGACTTTTACAAAGACTTTATCTTGTTCAAAGGTGTTGAGGTGATGCCACAAACTCATCACAGCACCGTAGAGATCTGACTCATTGCGTTCCTGCAAGTCATCATCAGAGATTTGACCCAATATCCTTTTGGCTAGTGCATCGACGAGTGGTTGTTGAGTATCATCCAGTTTATCGGCAATCAACTGATAAACCTTCTCAAGTAACACAGGTACTATAGGGTCACGCGAGGTCATTCTGGAGCTCCGTTGTCCTTTTTAGAACATTATCGTTGTGAGTATTCAGAGGTAAACATTACGTTAACAAACGCACTGTCTAGTGTAAGGCTTGGCAGATAAAAACGTTATAGGTAAACGGCTGGATTTACGCGAATTTCGCCAGAATGTGACTGGTGTGGCTATTTAAACAGAAGAATTGGTGAGGCTTTACTCGGCTGCCACTAAGTAACCCGCATCAGAGATTGGAACTTATGATTCGCGTCTGTCACCAGTTTAAAACGCCCGCGTATACCGAGTTGTGACAAGAAAGGACGAAAACGCGAAGCGGGAATTTGCAAACGCAGCCCCTGATCGGACGTCACCACCACATTGGCCGCGGCGCCACTGTAGTAGTGTTGATATTCTGAATAAGCAATGTAAACGTTAAAATAGTACTCCATGTCTGCCGCTTAACCTATCACTGTGACATCGCTACCCAATATACCACCTAAATCAAAAAGCCGCCCAAGGTGGACGGCTTTTCACACTTGCTAACGCTTGGGTAATTTTATCCCAAATCGTTTCTTACTGCTCAAGTGTTTTCTCAACTTTTTCATAAAGATCGGCAGCTAGGTTATCCATATCGGCTAACTCTTGCAGCACTTGGCGCATCTTCGCCTGACGATCTTGATCGAAATACGCCAGTTTTAGCATAGGATCAATCAGCCGTGATGCCACCTGCGGGTTGGATTGGTTGAGTATCACTAGAATCTCTTTCAAAAACCGGTAGCCACTGCCGTCTTTAGCGTGGAAGCGCGCAGGGTTTCGGTTGCAAAAAGCGCCCACTAAGCTGCGAACACGATTGGGGTTTTTAAGGGTAAAGGCCGGATGATCCATTTGTGCTCTAACTTGGTCAAGGGCATTGTCTGCTGGATTTGCCCCTTGCAGCATGAACCATTTATCCATCACCAACCCATCGTGCTGCCACTTATCACTGAAATCTTTCATTAATGGCTCACGGCAGGGTAACTGCGCCGTATTAGCAGCGTTCAATGCGGCCATGGTATCCGTCATGTTGTTCGCATCTTGATAATGGCGCTCTACCTGAGTGTTGCCATTTTCGGAGTGGGCGAGATAACTCAAGCACGCGTTACGCAGCGCGCGTTCACCGATGGCTTTGTGGGTGATTTGATACTCGGGTTGGGCATACTGACGGTATACCGCGTCAAACTCATCAACCATGTGATCCGCAAACTGCTGCTTGAACGCCGCCATCACCTGATGAATAGCATCAACGTCAACAGTATCAAACCACCCTGCCACTTCGGTTTCACTTGGAAGGTTAAGCACTTCTGCAATCAAAGCCGGATCCGTGTTGTCACTGAGTAGTACGCCACGGAACGCATCAATCACAGACAGAGGTACATCAATGGGCTGTTCGTTTTGTACCCGTGCGACGTTCGCTTTAATGTGTTTGGCCAATAAGCTCTGACCCGCATCCCATCGCGCAAAGTCATTCTGGGCATGTTGCAATAAGAACGCCAATTCCTCATCTTGATAATCGTGATCCAGCTTCACCGGCGCCGAGAACTCGCGCAGCAGTGATAGCACAGGTTGCTGATCAACCTCATCAAAAATAAAGGTTTGCTCTGTCTCGGTTACCGCGAGCACATTGGAAACGCTCTCACCGTGACGCTGTAACTTAATCACACTACCATCACGACGATACAGCTCGATATCTAATGGGATATAAAGCGGCAACTTCTCCTGTTGATCCGCCGTTGGCGGGGTGTGCTGAGACACATGCAGTGCTAATTGTTTGCTATCAGGATCATAAGTCGATGAGACGCTGAGCACTGGGGTTCCCGACTGGCTATACCAACGACGGAACTGGGTCAAATCAATCCCAGAGGCATCCTCCATCGCTTGAACGAAATCATCACAGGTTGCTGCGGTACCATCATGGCGATCGAAGTAAAGCTTGACCCCTTTTTGGAAGCCTGCTTCACCTAAAATAGTATGCATCATGCGGATAACTTCGCTGCCCTTCTCATACACCGTCAGGGTGTAAAAGTTGTTCATCTCGATCACCTTCTCCGGTCGAATCGGATGAGACATAGGGCTGGCATCTTCAGCAAACTGTGGGCCACGCATAATGCGTGCGTTATTGATACGATTAACCGAGCGCGAGCCTAAATCAGACGAAAATTCTTGGTCTCGGAATACCGTTAGCCCTTCTTTAAGGCTTAGCTGGAACCAATCACGGCATGTCACTCGGTTCCCGGTCCAGTTATGGAAGTACTCATGACCAATGACCGCTTCGATGCCAAGATAATCGGTGTCGGTTGCGGTTTCTGAGTTTGCCAATACATATTTGGAGTTAAAGATGTTTAAGCCTTTATTCTCCATGGCCCCCATGTTGAAGAAGTCAACGGCAACGATCATGTAGATATCCAGATCGTATTCAAGATCGAACCGATCCTCGTCCCATTTCATTGCGTTTTTGAGTGAGGTCATCGCGTGATCGGCACGATCCAAATTGCCTTTATCAACAAAAATTTCCAAGGCCACATCTCGGCCAGATCGGGTAACGAACGAATCGCGTAACACATCAAAATCACCACCCACCAGCGCAAATAGGTAGCTGGGCTTGGCGTAAGGGTCATGCCATTCAACCCAGTGTCGGCCACCTTCCAATTCACCAGACGCGATCTTGTTACCATTGCTGAGTAAGTATGGATAGTTTGCTTTATCCGCAATCACCTTAGTAGTAAAGCGCGCTAACACATCGGGACGGTCGAGATAATAAGTGATCCGGCGAAATCCTTCCGCTTCACACTGGGTGCAGTACGCCCCGCCCGAGATATAGAGCCCCTCTAACGCGGTGTTGTTTTCCGGGTCAAGCTGGGTTTGGACGGTTAATGTGAACGCGGCGGGAACGTCTCGAATAATCAGTTTACCCGCTTCTTCACTGTAAGCCGTCCAAGGGTCACCATTGATATCTAAGCGTACCAACGTTAGCGCGTCACCGTCTAACACGAGATCCGTAGCGTTATCATTTAGGCTTTTTACCTGGCTAACGGCAGTCACCAGGGTGTTGTTCGGATTGAGATCAAACTCAAGATTGATATCTGTAATCGTGAAATCCGGTGCACGGTAATCATCACGGTATTTGGCGGTGGGTTGTTGAGACATGTCGTTTCCTTTTTATCGAGTGTACCTCAGCCAACGAACTGTATTCATTCGCCCAAGGGCGATTTTTGCATGCCATACCATACCGCGGCTTGGCATAGATGACTATAGATTTAACAATTTGTTATCAAATGTTTGCGTTTACATCCAATAAACACTGCATAATGTCAACGCAGCCTGCCAATCCGGACTGAAATATAATGTGACGACGGTTAAATTTTATAGAAATTGCGGTACTATGGCGCTCATTTCGTTTTGTAACCCGTAAGGCGTTCACCACGCATGCACAATCCGATCATTACATCGCTTTTGGATACTGATGCTTATAAAATCAATATGCAGCAAGCTGTATTCCATCATTATCCTGATGTCCAAGTTACCGCGGACTTTTACTGTCGCAGTGATGAAGACCTATCTTACCTATGTGAGCAAGTGGTTGAGCACATCAATTATCTGGCCACACTGCGTTTTCAACCCGACGAGCTTGATTACCTCGCCGCTCTCGGCCTATATCACACCGACTTTTTGACGTTTTTATCCCGCTTTCAATTCGATCCTGACCAAGTGGCTGTTGGCGTTGAAGACGGCCAACTGGCCATTCACATTAGCGGGCCTTGGCAAGAGGTTATTCTGTGGGAAGTACCTTTGCTCGCTATCATTTGTGAGTTGAGAAATCGCGCCTGCTACCCTCATCACACGGTCAATGACGCGCTTGCGCGTCTCGATGATAAGCTTACACATCTACCAAAGGATGGCTTTGCTGAAGGATTTCAGTTAGTGGACTTTGGCACACGACGACGGTTTTCTCGTGAGGTGCACCAAGCGGTAGTGACTCGCCTACACGCTATCTATCCGCCTTTACGAGGAACATCTAACGTATGGTTGGCCAAGCAGCTTGGGCTCACGCCTGTTGGCACTCAAGCACATGAATGGTTTCAAGCGCACCAACAACTCGCTGGTCAACTCTCCGACTCGCAGCAACTGGCATTGCAGGTGTGGTTGCAAGAGTATCCGGAAACTCTGGGTATTGCGTTAACCGACTGCATTAACATGGACGCTTTTTTACACGACTTTGATCGTTCACTTTGCCACGCCTTTAGCGGGTTGCGCCATGACAGTGGTGACCCTATTACCTGGGGCGAAAAGGCGCTTGCGCATTATCGGGAACAGGGTATTGATCCCAAGGACAAAACGCTGGTCTTCTCCGATAGCCTAACATTGGCCAAAGCGGTGCAGATTTATCAACATTTTGCCGATAAAGCCACAACCTCATTTGGAATAGGGACACAGCTAACCTGCGATCTGCCCAATGTGAAAACACTCAACGTGGTAATCAAACTCACCAGTTGCCAGGGCAAGCCGGTCGCTAAAATATCTGACGAGCCCAATAAAGCTATTTGTAAAGACGACAACCACCTATCCGCATTAAAAGCAGCGTTTAAATTGCCTGAGTGATTCTCCCAGTTAATCATTCGCTCACAAAAAAGGTCGGTATTATCACCGACCTTTTTCGCTCAAATCTCTCCTACTGATAATATAACCAGGGCTATCTTTGCCGTTGCAGCACCGCCTCCATACCAAATACGTCATTGGTTAAACGCAATGTGTCAGAGGCAAGTTGATATTGTGATGAGTGACGCCCCTCCTCGTAAATCAGCATTAGGTTATCACCTTCCACCAAATATACACCGCGGTGGGTAATGGAGCGGCCATCGTTACCGCGAACTTGCATCGCAAAGAGGAAGTCAGGGCGAAGTTTAAGCGAGACACCATCTACTTCTTCACTCACATCATCCCCTTCAATGCTGTTTGAGCGCCACACGCCCGATAGATCGTCAGGTAGCAGTTTGGTAAACACGGCTCCCTGAAGCTGCAATTGATTATGGTTTAACTGGTAGGCATGCACTTGATCAGCTCCCTGCCCGTCGTACAACCTTAATGCTTGATGATTCACCGCATAACTGCCTGTAGCGGTCTCGAGCTGCCCATCACGACGTAACATATCAATACGAAATTCATAGTGAGAATTAAAAGAGAGGTTAATCGCTTTGTAAGGGTGGCTGGCAGTTGAGTCTTCCTCAGCACTAAACCAATACCATTGACCAAGCAGTAACGGGACATCAAATCGCGCTAAGTCGTCACCCCGTACTGGCAATGCCACCACTAAGGTCAGAAAAACACCCAATAAGCAACGCATACCTTCCCCCTCATTGGCAATGATGCCTTAACGATAAGGTTAGACTGACTTCTCAGTTTTATGCATTTTTTTGAGTAAGATCTCGTTTTCTAATGGTTAACACCGCCTAGCTGTCACCATAACGTCATAAAAAAAGCCTAGGCGAACTGCCTAGGCTTGGGATTCCGATGCCGTTCTAAAAGACCGTATGCCGTACTGACGCTTAGCGGCTGGCTGAAAGAAGGTTAGCCAAATCTTTTGTGATGCTCGCGGCTTCATCTAAGTATGCATCTGGCTCTTCGTAGTCTTTAGGTACATCGTCGAGCGTTTTGAAAGGAGGCTCTCCGAGTGCTTCCTGACGCGCATTCAACCGCGCTAAGCGCTCTTCGTCTTCCCGATCCATTTCTTTGCGGCGTTTTTCCTCATTCAAAGAGATCGTATTTTGATCTTTCTCTTCTTGGTAACGTGCAATGTCTTGGCGAATGAAGTCGAATTCGCGATCGTCTTTGATTCGCGTTTTATGCCTCTCACTCAACGTGCTTACCAGCGACGAAGACAGCGACCTTGGTTGATAATCCGCTTTTTCAATCCGATCCCAAGGTAGTGCATTCTCCTCAACACTCTCGCCTGTTTCATCCGGCGAGACGGGTGAAGGGAACGTAATATCGGGCACCACACCTTTGTTTTGGGTACTGCCACCGCTAACTCGATAAAACTTTTGGATCGTGTACTGCACATAACCCAGCGGCTTATCAAATAAATCGTAGATATGATTCAAAGAACGGTGCTGCTGTACGGTCCCTTTACCAAAAGATTGCTCGCCAATCACCACGGCACGCTCATAATCTTGCATAGCGGCCGCGAAAATCTCCGAAGCGGAAGCGCTGTAGCGATTAATCAATACCGTCATCGGGCCGTCATAAAAACGTTTACCGTCCGTATCACTGTTGACTTTCACTCGCCCATAGCTGTCTCTGACTTGTACGATAGGCCCTTTATCAATAAATAAGCCACTGAGCGCCGTTGCTTCACTCAGCGCACCACCACCGTTATTTCGCAAGTCTACGACGATACCGCTGATACCCTTTTCTTTGAGGCTCGCGATCTCTTTTTTGGTGTCATCAGCCAGCCCGACGTAAAATCCGGGTACTGTTAATACGCCGACTTTTTCATCACCGCGCTCGATCACTTCAGATTTTACCGCACGATCTTCTAAGCGTATTTTATCACGGGTAAGTGTGACGTTGTAACTTTTAGCGTTCGCCCCTTCGGGTAAGATCTTCAGCTTAACTTCACTGCCTTTAGGGCCTTTAATCAGCTCGACCACATCGTCCAATCGCCAGCCAATCACATCAACAATGGCTTCGTCTTCTTGGCCCACACCAATAATACGGTCGCCGGGTGAAAGCTGTTTGGACTTGGATGCAGGACCACCGGCCACGAGAGAACGAATCACTGTGTATTCATTTTTTATTTGCAACACCGCCCCTATCCCCTCCAGGGATAAATTCATTTCCGATTGGAATTGCTCAGCATTGCGTGGGGATAGATAGCTAGTATGTGGGTCAACTTCACGCGCGAAGGCATTCATGTAGACCTGAAACACATCTTCGCTATGGCTTTGCGTTAAACGCTTCAAGGCGCTGTTATAACGCTTGCCTAGGGTCTCTCGGATTTCTTCATCCTCTTTCCCCGTCAAGCGCAGGTTCAAGGCATCATTTTTAACCCGTTTATCCCAGATAGCATCTAGTTCGGCCTCGTCAGCCGCCCATGGCAGCTCCGTGCGATCCAGCACCATGCTCTCATCGGCGGAAAAATCAAAAGGTTTATCCAACACTTTTAATGCGTACTGGTATCGCTCAAAGCGCTTTTTCAATACACGATTGTAAATGGCATACGCTGCTTCTGTCTCACCCGACTTAAGTTGGTCATCTAAGCGTGTTTTCCAGCGCGATAGGCGTTCAACATCATCTTGGGTTAAAAACACGCGGTTGTAGTCGAGTGTCTCCAAGTAGCGATCAAAAATCGCCGCCGAAAAAGCGTCGTCCAGCGCAAACTGCTTATAATGAGAACGAGTAAATCGAGAAGTTACACGCTTGGAAGCGGTTTCGTGTTGGGGTTCAGCGGACAGTGAAGGTAGTTCACTGAGTTGGAAATTGGCTTCTACAGCCTGGGCAGAGGCTGCCAGCATCAAGCTGGCAGCGATAGCCGAAACGCGGCGTCGACAAAACATGCGTCGAGGAGTCTCCTTTAGGCGCTGAGGTGCTCCGCTTTTACTAACATGGTTAACCCGTTAGTCAGGCGAACACGCACCTCATCCTTGTTAATTTCAACAATGGTCGCTGGCAGATTACCGTTGCCCATGTTCACATTCACGTCTTTACCTACGACAACATCGTTGGCGCTGAGTTCGCGACGTGGCTCACTCTCTTTCTTAGTCATTTTAGCGGGCTTTGGTTTACTTGTACGGCCTTTCGCTGATTGCGCGGCCGCCTTCTTACCTTTTGGTGCAGTCTTACCCGCATTTTTCGCCTGGCCTTCTGACTTTTTCGCTTGTTGCTGTTTACGACGCTCTGCCGCACGCGCTTTGCTTTCTGACAAGGTCTGCGCAGCATGGTCGATATGCTCTTGCTCAAGCTCGCCACACGCATTGCCATCAAGATCAACGCGTGACGCCCCTGGTTTCACGCTGTGCAGATAACGCCAGGAAGACGTGTACTGACGAAGCGCGGCGCGCAATTGGGTTTTGCTTACCTTGGGATCGCCTTCAAGACGTGTCGCAAGATCTTGAAAAATACCAATTTTTAATGGCTTGGCTTCGCCTTCAACAGTAAAACATTTAGGGAAACGTTCAGCAATATAGGCAATGACTTCTTTGCTGTTCGCGAGCTTTTCAGTATTTTCCATGTTTTTTCCTGGCCTGCTGAGGTTGACCACAGCAGCGTATCTACGTGTATTTAAGTATGAAAGTGGTGCGTATTATAGATACCTGATATGAAAAAACTACCAAGATTGGCGAAATCACAAGTGTTTTTGCATTTCTTTGACCAAGGTAGCCAGTCCATGTTCATCTTCTTGGTCAAAGCGACCGATACTTGGGCTATCAATATCCAGTACTGCCTGCAATTGGCCATTAACCCGAACAGGTACCACAATTTCAGAGTTACTCGCCGCATCACACGCGATATGTCCTTCAAAGGCATGCACATCTTCCACTCGCATCACGGTATCTTGGCGGTAGGCGGCGCCACATACCCCTTTATCATAGGGAATGCGTACACAGGCTGGTTGACCTTGAAACGGACCGAGCACCAGTTCTTCTCCCTCGTCGAGATAAAAGCCTACCCAATTGATATCATCCAGTTGGCTGTTTAATAAGGCGCTCACATTGGCAAGTTTGGCGATAAGGTTCGGTTCCCCTTCGCATAAAGCAACCGCCTGTTGCGTTAACAAGCGGTAAAAATCAGCTTTGTTTTCCATAAATCACTGCATCTCAAACAACAAGACCATTACAATAGAAATAATCCAACGACTTTTCAATTGAGTATCACTATTTATGATCACTTGGCGCTGGCTTCTTGACCAAGCTCGTCCTCATCGCACCCGGCTCATTTGGGCAAACGTGGTTGCGATTGCGGCAACCTTGGTCAGTGTCCCTATCCCGTTGCTCATGCCGTTATTGGTCGATGAGGTGCTGCTAGACAAGCCAGACTGGGGACTTGAGGTTCTCAACACCCTGCTTCCCACGAACTGGCAGCACGCCGCCGTTTATATCGCCTCTGTATTGGTGATTGTGGTGTTAATGCGTGTGATTAGCCAAGGGCTCAATATTTTGCAAAGCCGCCAGTTCACGCTTGTCGGCAAAGCGATTACCTACAAGATTCGCCAGCACTTGATTGCCAAGCTCGGGCGGATCAGTATGCGTGAATACGAATTACGCGGGAGTGGCGGCCTGACGTCTCACCTTGTCACCGACGTCGAAACCATCGATAAGTTCATTGGTACCACGCTAAGCAAATTTATCATCGGTATATTAACCGTGACCGGTACCGCTGTGGTCTTGCTATGGATAGATTGGCGATTAGGTTTATTTATCTTGCTGATCAACCCTGTTGTCGTCGCGCTAAGCCGTGCACTAGGACAGCGTGTTAAGCACCTTAAAACCCAAGAAAACCAATCTTTTGAGCGTTTTCAGCAGCGGTTGGTTGATACCCTTGATGGCTTATATCAGCTTCGCGCCGCCAATCGAGAGCGTGAGTATTTGCGTCAACTCGACCACAGTGCCAGTGAGATTAAAAACAGTGCTGACAAATATGCTTGGCAGTCCGAAGCGGCAGGCCGTTTATCGTTTCTGATGTTCTTGATAGGTTTTGAGCTCTTCCGCGCAGTAGCAATGGGTATGGTCTTTTTCAGCGATTTGTCGATTGGTCTGATGTTTGCGGTGTTTGGCTATTTGTGGTTTATGCTCGGGCCAGTGCAAGAGCTGCTCGGGATTCAATTTGCGTGGTATAGTGCTAAAGCCGCGATGACACGTATTAATGAGGTTTTACAACTGTCCGAAGAGCCTCGTCGACCTGCAGGCATTGATCCAAGTCGTATCACCGCCTACACACAGGCCTCAGGCTTAACGGTCGAGATTGATAATCTACGCTTTTCCTACGATGAGGACAAATCGGTACTCAATGGTTTGAGTATGCATATCCCTGCCGGCCAGCGTGTGGCATTGGTCGGTGCCAGTGGCGGCGGAAAATCAACCCTCATTCAGTTGCTGTTAGGACTGTATCCGGTAGAACAAGGGGATATTCGCTTTAACGGCCACTCGATTAACCATGTCAACATGGATGCCCTCCGTCATCAAATTGCCGTGGTATTGCAACAGCCAGTGCTGTTTAATGATACGTTGAGAAACAACTTATGCTTGGGGCGTCATCTTGCCGACACCACGCTGTGGCAAGCTATTGAGCACGCCCAATTGGGGGATGTGGTGACACAACTCACCGACGGGCTCGATACACCACTTGGTCGCCAAGGGATCCGTTTATCTGGCGGTCAGCGACAACGTGTCGCGATTGCACGAATGCTCCTGAGTGACCCTAAACTGGTGATCTTAGATGAAGCAACTTCCGCGTTGGATACCGCCACCGAGCGCGCATTACATCAAGCCATGCAGACATTTTTGGCGGGGCGGACGACCTTGATCGTTGCTCACCGCCTCTCTGCGGTAAAGGAAGCAGACGTGATTTACGTACTTGATGAAGGGCAAGTCACCCAACAAGGTACGCATAGCGAACTTGTTAATGCGCCAGGTGTATATCAAACCTTGTACGGGCAAATACAACAGGCAGCGGGAAAGTAAACCATGGCACAGACATCAGACAAACCATTTACCACCTTCCAACCATTGGTCAGGTGTTCGGGGTGCGATCTGGTGTTACAGCCATGCCAGACAACTTATGACCACCTTGCTATCTGTCCACGCTGCTCAACCAAACTGGCGCATGGGAGGCGCTTGTCGTTTAATGGTGAAATCGCACTAGCGCTCACTGTATTGTTGCTCTTCTTGCCCGCGCACCTTCTTCCCCTCCTCTCAATCGATTTGTTGGGGAAAACCATCACCACATCGGTGCTAACCGGCGCATCGCTACTCTGGTCTCAGTTTCCTTTTGTCGCCAGTTTGGTGGTGTTTTGCGCATCATTGGCACCGCTCGTTTTTACCTGTGCGCTACTGATCATGCATCTATCACGGCGCCGACAAGCCATGCGATGGTTTCGTCCTGCCGTTAAGGTTATTGCTCACAGTCGTCATTGGGTAATGGCCGACGTTTTAATGGTCAGTTTGGCCATTGCTTGTTTTAAGATT from Salinivibrio kushneri includes the following:
- a CDS encoding ABC transporter ATP-binding protein; its protein translation is MITWRWLLDQARPHRTRLIWANVVAIAATLVSVPIPLLMPLLVDEVLLDKPDWGLEVLNTLLPTNWQHAAVYIASVLVIVVLMRVISQGLNILQSRQFTLVGKAITYKIRQHLIAKLGRISMREYELRGSGGLTSHLVTDVETIDKFIGTTLSKFIIGILTVTGTAVVLLWIDWRLGLFILLINPVVVALSRALGQRVKHLKTQENQSFERFQQRLVDTLDGLYQLRAANREREYLRQLDHSASEIKNSADKYAWQSEAAGRLSFLMFLIGFELFRAVAMGMVFFSDLSIGLMFAVFGYLWFMLGPVQELLGIQFAWYSAKAAMTRINEVLQLSEEPRRPAGIDPSRITAYTQASGLTVEIDNLRFSYDEDKSVLNGLSMHIPAGQRVALVGASGGGKSTLIQLLLGLYPVEQGDIRFNGHSINHVNMDALRHQIAVVLQQPVLFNDTLRNNLCLGRHLADTTLWQAIEHAQLGDVVTQLTDGLDTPLGRQGIRLSGGQRQRVAIARMLLSDPKLVILDEATSALDTATERALHQAMQTFLAGRTTLIVAHRLSAVKEADVIYVLDEGQVTQQGTHSELVNAPGVYQTLYGQIQQAAGK
- the pepN gene encoding aminopeptidase N; its protein translation is MSQQPTAKYRDDYRAPDFTITDINLEFDLNPNNTLVTAVSQVKSLNDNATDLVLDGDALTLVRLDINGDPWTAYSEEAGKLIIRDVPAAFTLTVQTQLDPENNTALEGLYISGGAYCTQCEAEGFRRITYYLDRPDVLARFTTKVIADKANYPYLLSNGNKIASGELEGGRHWVEWHDPYAKPSYLFALVGGDFDVLRDSFVTRSGRDVALEIFVDKGNLDRADHAMTSLKNAMKWDEDRFDLEYDLDIYMIVAVDFFNMGAMENKGLNIFNSKYVLANSETATDTDYLGIEAVIGHEYFHNWTGNRVTCRDWFQLSLKEGLTVFRDQEFSSDLGSRSVNRINNARIMRGPQFAEDASPMSHPIRPEKVIEMNNFYTLTVYEKGSEVIRMMHTILGEAGFQKGVKLYFDRHDGTAATCDDFVQAMEDASGIDLTQFRRWYSQSGTPVLSVSSTYDPDSKQLALHVSQHTPPTADQQEKLPLYIPLDIELYRRDGSVIKLQRHGESVSNVLAVTETEQTFIFDEVDQQPVLSLLREFSAPVKLDHDYQDEELAFLLQHAQNDFARWDAGQSLLAKHIKANVARVQNEQPIDVPLSVIDAFRGVLLSDNTDPALIAEVLNLPSETEVAGWFDTVDVDAIHQVMAAFKQQFADHMVDEFDAVYRQYAQPEYQITHKAIGERALRNACLSYLAHSENGNTQVERHYQDANNMTDTMAALNAANTAQLPCREPLMKDFSDKWQHDGLVMDKWFMLQGANPADNALDQVRAQMDHPAFTLKNPNRVRSLVGAFCNRNPARFHAKDGSGYRFLKEILVILNQSNPQVASRLIDPMLKLAYFDQDRQAKMRQVLQELADMDNLAADLYEKVEKTLEQ
- the pncB gene encoding nicotinate phosphoribosyltransferase, with translation MHNPIITSLLDTDAYKINMQQAVFHHYPDVQVTADFYCRSDEDLSYLCEQVVEHINYLATLRFQPDELDYLAALGLYHTDFLTFLSRFQFDPDQVAVGVEDGQLAIHISGPWQEVILWEVPLLAIICELRNRACYPHHTVNDALARLDDKLTHLPKDGFAEGFQLVDFGTRRRFSREVHQAVVTRLHAIYPPLRGTSNVWLAKQLGLTPVGTQAHEWFQAHQQLAGQLSDSQQLALQVWLQEYPETLGIALTDCINMDAFLHDFDRSLCHAFSGLRHDSGDPITWGEKALAHYREQGIDPKDKTLVFSDSLTLAKAVQIYQHFADKATTSFGIGTQLTCDLPNVKTLNVVIKLTSCQGKPVAKISDEPNKAICKDDNHLSALKAAFKLPE
- a CDS encoding DUF2835 domain-containing protein — its product is MEYYFNVYIAYSEYQHYYSGAAANVVVTSDQGLRLQIPASRFRPFLSQLGIRGRFKLVTDANHKFQSLMRVT
- the proQ gene encoding RNA chaperone ProQ, yielding MENTEKLANSKEVIAYIAERFPKCFTVEGEAKPLKIGIFQDLATRLEGDPKVSKTQLRAALRQYTSSWRYLHSVKPGASRVDLDGNACGELEQEHIDHAAQTLSESKARAAERRKQQQAKKSEGQAKNAGKTAPKGKKAAAQSAKGRTSKPKPAKMTKKESEPRRELSANDVVVGKDVNVNMGNGNLPATIVEINKDEVRVRLTNGLTMLVKAEHLSA
- a CDS encoding GAF domain-containing protein yields the protein MENKADFYRLLTQQAVALCEGEPNLIAKLANVSALLNSQLDDINWVGFYLDEGEELVLGPFQGQPACVRIPYDKGVCGAAYRQDTVMRVEDVHAFEGHIACDAASNSEIVVPVRVNGQLQAVLDIDSPSIGRFDQEDEHGLATLVKEMQKHL
- the prc gene encoding carboxy terminal-processing peptidase; amino-acid sequence: MFCRRRVSAIAASLMLAASAQAVEANFQLSELPSLSAEPQHETASKRVTSRFTRSHYKQFALDDAFSAAIFDRYLETLDYNRVFLTQDDVERLSRWKTRLDDQLKSGETEAAYAIYNRVLKKRFERYQYALKVLDKPFDFSADESMVLDRTELPWAADEAELDAIWDKRVKNDALNLRLTGKEDEEIRETLGKRYNSALKRLTQSHSEDVFQVYMNAFAREVDPHTSYLSPRNAEQFQSEMNLSLEGIGAVLQIKNEYTVIRSLVAGGPASKSKQLSPGDRIIGVGQEDEAIVDVIGWRLDDVVELIKGPKGSEVKLKILPEGANAKSYNVTLTRDKIRLEDRAVKSEVIERGDEKVGVLTVPGFYVGLADDTKKEIASLKEKGISGIVVDLRNNGGGALSEATALSGLFIDKGPIVQVRDSYGRVKVNSDTDGKRFYDGPMTVLINRYSASASEIFAAAMQDYERAVVIGEQSFGKGTVQQHRSLNHIYDLFDKPLGYVQYTIQKFYRVSGGSTQNKGVVPDITFPSPVSPDETGESVEENALPWDRIEKADYQPRSLSSSLVSTLSERHKTRIKDDREFDFIRQDIARYQEEKDQNTISLNEEKRRKEMDREDEERLARLNARQEALGEPPFKTLDDVPKDYEEPDAYLDEAASITKDLANLLSASR